The Candidatus Nitrosotenuis cloacae genome contains a region encoding:
- a CDS encoding tyrosine-type recombinase/integrase, translating to MKYSTRENYQAALHRFEQFCNVKYDGRTIDNIAQELKSIPIEERDDAYYGILQDFVNWLVGFGLAHATINMYFQIVTYYFSHHGIRAHSIDLRQNVKRPKKIREKLHPLTKEEILRLFEYSPEKRKMLYLTLIGSGMRIQECVALRKKDFDLDYPKRIKT from the coding sequence TTGAAGTATTCCACAAGAGAAAATTATCAAGCTGCCCTGCATCGTTTTGAGCAATTTTGCAATGTAAAATACGATGGCAGAACCATAGATAACATTGCACAGGAGCTAAAGTCCATTCCAATAGAAGAACGAGATGATGCATATTATGGAATACTGCAAGATTTTGTTAACTGGTTAGTTGGGTTCGGACTTGCACATGCGACAATTAACATGTACTTTCAGATCGTAACCTATTATTTCTCACATCATGGAATTAGAGCGCATTCCATCGACCTTAGACAAAATGTCAAAAGACCAAAGAAAATTCGAGAAAAACTACATCCATTAACAAAAGAAGAAATTCTCAGACTCTTTGAATATTCGCCTGAAAAAAGAAAGATGCTGTATCTTACACTAATCGGCTCAGGCATGAGAATACAAGAATGTGTAGCGTTA
- a CDS encoding ribbon-helix-helix domain-containing protein — translation MKEKFSVSVDESLLKWLDGQIKTKRFASRSHGIEYALMKLKDES, via the coding sequence ATGAAAGAAAAATTCAGTGTATCGGTTGATGAAAGTTTGCTAAAATGGTTAGATGGTCAGATCAAGACTAAACGATTTGCATCTAGATCGCATGGTATTGAATATGCGTTAATGAAATTAAAAGATGAATCATAG